Proteins encoded within one genomic window of Alphaproteobacteria bacterium:
- a CDS encoding lysylphosphatidylglycerol synthase transmembrane domain-containing protein, with protein sequence MWKFLAKVGVSALLIWLLLRGQDVGALWRQLLAVERLHLIAAAAVLWLLAIPSALRWSKILEAMGRPLGLRATFPLVLIGLFFNLTLPSSFGGDAVRMWRANRAGLPAATAVLSVMVDRLIALAALLLLVLAALPLFFARVADSRAEIGVLLLLGIGFFGFAIAIALDRLPFSLERFRIVRGIAQLSAELRNVLLTPGRAAPTLLYSLVNQGGVIVVVAILAKGLGLAVSWPDCLVIVPLAVLATVIPISVAGWGVREQAFVTGFGLLGVPAGGALTLSVLFGLVNTVISLPGGLVWLASGERRTGKNRMTMGMDGE encoded by the coding sequence ATGTGGAAGTTTCTGGCCAAGGTGGGCGTATCGGCCCTACTCATCTGGCTCTTGCTGCGTGGGCAAGACGTCGGCGCACTCTGGCGGCAGCTCCTGGCGGTCGAGCGTCTACATTTGATTGCTGCGGCAGCGGTGCTCTGGCTGCTCGCGATCCCCTCGGCCCTTCGCTGGTCGAAAATCCTCGAGGCGATGGGGCGGCCCCTTGGCTTGCGCGCAACATTCCCCCTCGTCCTGATCGGCCTTTTTTTCAACCTGACGCTGCCCTCCTCCTTCGGCGGCGACGCCGTGCGAATGTGGCGGGCGAACCGCGCCGGTTTGCCGGCGGCAACCGCCGTCTTGAGCGTGATGGTCGACCGTCTTATCGCGCTCGCCGCACTCTTGCTGCTCGTGCTCGCGGCCCTTCCGCTCTTCTTCGCACGCGTGGCCGACTCCCGCGCTGAGATTGGAGTCTTGCTTCTGCTCGGGATTGGATTTTTCGGCTTCGCCATCGCGATAGCGCTCGACAGGCTGCCTTTCTCGCTCGAGCGCTTCCGCATCGTGCGCGGGATCGCACAGCTTTCTGCGGAATTGCGAAACGTCCTCCTGACACCGGGCCGGGCGGCGCCGACGCTTCTTTACAGCCTCGTCAATCAAGGTGGGGTCATTGTCGTCGTGGCGATCCTGGCGAAGGGCCTCGGCCTGGCCGTGAGCTGGCCCGATTGCCTCGTCATCGTGCCGCTCGCCGTTCTTGCGACGGTCATTCCGATCTCGGTCGCAGGTTGGGGCGTGCGCGAGCAGGCATTTGTGACGGGATTCGGCTTGCTTGGCGTGCCTGCCGGGGGTGCATTGACGCTCTCGGTGCTGTTCGGTCTCGTCAACACCGTGATAAGCCTTCCGGGCGGTCTCGTCTGGCTCGCGTCGGGCGAGCGCCGGACGGGAAAGAATCGGATGACGATGGGGATGGACGGCGAATGA